A genome region from Engraulis encrasicolus isolate BLACKSEA-1 chromosome 6, IST_EnEncr_1.0, whole genome shotgun sequence includes the following:
- the LOC134451065 gene encoding carboxypeptidase N subunit 2-like isoform X1 has translation MARKMLPPYSILFLLLLWLMGCRGQAPGEGCSNCEVFAESVVAVPTTLKPGIKEVYFVGSAIDTIPRGAFSTNPQLEKIEFLGTTTQFIEPGAFEGLKNLLTIEISSARLDSIPQGVFRDLTTLQSLNVKLNNLQSLERGIFDGLVNLQFLMLHINNITEIEEGTFDHLQNLQTLHLGRNKLTSVSPSLLSQLKNLKMIRLYENELTSVPDGIFDNQKELTEIGLQNNKISDITPQLIPHKSKLVKLFLEGNLLTQLPTQMFLDFPALKTLTLHDNQLTNLPQNLFGDVPRLTELSFKHNNLTSLPVGGLGGLKKLRKLDLSENKFEHLMTEYFEGLDKVTDLNLQKNFINSITPETFDKVKAVTNLKLSKNQLTWLPEDAFSSLPKLSKLYLDGNPWHCDCKLIPFYYWLEKQSSILKSKVNCATPENLRDREIILLQEEDFVCPTTLPTTTVLHTTTPLPTTTTTTLPTTTTTTLPTTTTTLPTTTTTLPTTTTTLPTTTTTLPTTTTTLPTTTTTLPTTTTTLPTTTTLPTTTTMPTTTTMPTTTTTLTTKMTTTLPTTTMPTTTTTLPTLTTRKTSTTLATTTLTTTLPTTTSLTTIVATTTTTTLPTTFPTTTLVPTTLTTTTTAMTTTTEMTTVRTTTLPSTTASPITTTALTTSLTTNLSSTIPTTTLLPTTPMETTLLTTPAYFICVDIPFLEQTPPSSHSSGFHGNPNERCKEEMIFYSALLAVEVVYTLVLAKFTYSLYSSLQHGERLYNRVSLTHFSYKKEIILRPVTETAAL, from the exons ATGGCCAG GAAAATGCTTCCCCCATACAGCATTCTATTCCTGTTGCTGCTGTGGCTGATGGGATGCCGTGGTCAAGCTCCTGGTGAGGGCTGTTCCAACTGCGAAGTTTTCGCCGAGAGTGTCGTAGCAGTGCCCACCACACTGAAACCTGGGATCAAAGAGGTGTACTTTGTGGGAAGTGCAATCGATACAATTCCAAGAGGGGCATTCTCCACAAATCCTCAGCTTGAGAAGATTGAGTTCCTTGGTACTACAACGCAGTTCATTGAGCCTGGAGCATTTGAGGGTTTGAAAAACCTTTTGACGATTGAAATCTCTAGTGCAAGGCTGGACTCAATTCCCCAGGGAGTGTTTAGGGACTTGACCACTCTGCAAAGCCTAAATGTTAAACTGAACAACCTTCAGAGTTTAGAGAGAGGCATATTTGATGGCCTTGTGAACCTACAATTTTTAATGCTGCACATTAACAATATAACCGAAATTGAAGAGGGAACATTTGATCATCTACAAAATCTTCAGACGCTTCACCTGGGAAGAAATAAACTTAcctctgtttctccatctctgcTCTCCCAACTGAAGAATCTCAAAATGATTAGATTATATGAAAATGAATTGACATCTGTACCTGACGGCATATTTGACAATCAAAAAGAACTTACAGAGATTGGTTTACAAAACAACAAGATATCGGACATAACGCCACAGTTAATTCCACATAAAAGTAAATTAGTTAAGCTATTTCTAGAGGGTAATCTCCTGACACAGTTGCCAACTCAGATGTTTCTTGACTTTCCAGCACTGAAAACATTAACACTACATGATAACCAACTGACAAATCTTCCCCAAAACTTATTTGGAGATGTGCCTAGGCTTACTGAGCTAAGCTTTAAGCACAACAATCTcacatcacttcctgttggggGTTTAGGAGGACTTAAAAAGCTTCGCAAGTTGGATCTATCTGAGAATAAATTTGAGCATTTGATGACAGAGTACTTTGAAGGTCTGGACAAAGTCACTGATCTGAATCTTCAAAAAAACTTTATAAACTCCATCACACCAGAAACGTTTGATAAAGTGAAAGCAGTAACGAACCTTAAGCTTTCTAAAAATCAATTAACATGGCTACCGGAGGATGCATTCAGCTCCTTGCCAAAGCTAAGTAAGTTATACCTTGATGGCAACCCTTGGCACTGTGACTGCAAACTAATACCCTTTTATTACTGGTTGGAAAAACAAAGCAGTATATTAAAATCAAAAGTAAATTGTGCCACACCCGAGAatttgagagatagagagataatcCTTTTACAGGAAGAGGACTTTGTTTGTCCGACTACATTGCCAACCACCACAGTTTTACACACCACAACACCGTTGCCCACAACAACAACGACCACACTGccaaccacaactaccaccacaCTGCCTACAACAACTACCACACTGCCTACAACAACTACCACACTGCCTACAACAACTACGACACTTCCAACAACAACTACGACACTACCTACAACAACTACCACACTTCCAACAACAACTACGACACTACCTACAACAACTACCACACTTCCAACAACTACAACACTACCTACAACTACAACAATGCCTACAACTACAACAATGCCTACAACAACTACAACACTTACAACAAAAATGACAACAACACTGCCCACAACAACAATGCCTACAACAACTACCACACTTCCTACCCTAACTACAAGAAAAACATCAACAACACTCGCTACAACTACCCTAACTACCACATTACCCACAACAACCTCCTTAACCACTATAGtagcaacaacaaccacaacaactctTCCAACAACATTCCCAACCACTACATTAGTGCctacaacattgacaacaacaaccACTGCTATGACTACCACAACTGAAATGACGACAGTTCGGACAACCACACTGCCTTCCACAACGGCTTCTCCCATCACTACAACAGCTCTTACCACCAGCCTAACCACAAATTTATCATCAACAATACCCACAACTACTCTTCTACCAACGACTCCAATGGAAACGACATTGCTAACAACCCCAGCATATTTCATCTGTGTGGACATCCCTTTCTTGGAACAGACTCCTCCCTCTTCACACAGCTCAGGATTCCATGGCAACCCCAATGAACGCTGTAAAGAAGAGATGATATTTTACTCTGCCCTTCTTGCAGTAGAGGTTGTTTACACTTTGGTGCTTGCCAAGTTCACCTACTCCCTCTATTCTTCACTTCAACATGGGGAGAGGCTGTACAACAGGGTCAGCCTGACCCACTTCTCTTACAAAAAAGAAATCATACTAAGGCCAGTAACTGAGACAGCTGCACTATGA
- the LOC134451065 gene encoding carboxypeptidase N subunit 2-like isoform X2: MLPPYSILFLLLLWLMGCRGQAPGEGCSNCEVFAESVVAVPTTLKPGIKEVYFVGSAIDTIPRGAFSTNPQLEKIEFLGTTTQFIEPGAFEGLKNLLTIEISSARLDSIPQGVFRDLTTLQSLNVKLNNLQSLERGIFDGLVNLQFLMLHINNITEIEEGTFDHLQNLQTLHLGRNKLTSVSPSLLSQLKNLKMIRLYENELTSVPDGIFDNQKELTEIGLQNNKISDITPQLIPHKSKLVKLFLEGNLLTQLPTQMFLDFPALKTLTLHDNQLTNLPQNLFGDVPRLTELSFKHNNLTSLPVGGLGGLKKLRKLDLSENKFEHLMTEYFEGLDKVTDLNLQKNFINSITPETFDKVKAVTNLKLSKNQLTWLPEDAFSSLPKLSKLYLDGNPWHCDCKLIPFYYWLEKQSSILKSKVNCATPENLRDREIILLQEEDFVCPTTLPTTTVLHTTTPLPTTTTTTLPTTTTTTLPTTTTTLPTTTTTLPTTTTTLPTTTTTLPTTTTTLPTTTTTLPTTTTTLPTTTTLPTTTTMPTTTTMPTTTTTLTTKMTTTLPTTTMPTTTTTLPTLTTRKTSTTLATTTLTTTLPTTTSLTTIVATTTTTTLPTTFPTTTLVPTTLTTTTTAMTTTTEMTTVRTTTLPSTTASPITTTALTTSLTTNLSSTIPTTTLLPTTPMETTLLTTPAYFICVDIPFLEQTPPSSHSSGFHGNPNERCKEEMIFYSALLAVEVVYTLVLAKFTYSLYSSLQHGERLYNRVSLTHFSYKKEIILRPVTETAAL; this comes from the coding sequence ATGCTTCCCCCATACAGCATTCTATTCCTGTTGCTGCTGTGGCTGATGGGATGCCGTGGTCAAGCTCCTGGTGAGGGCTGTTCCAACTGCGAAGTTTTCGCCGAGAGTGTCGTAGCAGTGCCCACCACACTGAAACCTGGGATCAAAGAGGTGTACTTTGTGGGAAGTGCAATCGATACAATTCCAAGAGGGGCATTCTCCACAAATCCTCAGCTTGAGAAGATTGAGTTCCTTGGTACTACAACGCAGTTCATTGAGCCTGGAGCATTTGAGGGTTTGAAAAACCTTTTGACGATTGAAATCTCTAGTGCAAGGCTGGACTCAATTCCCCAGGGAGTGTTTAGGGACTTGACCACTCTGCAAAGCCTAAATGTTAAACTGAACAACCTTCAGAGTTTAGAGAGAGGCATATTTGATGGCCTTGTGAACCTACAATTTTTAATGCTGCACATTAACAATATAACCGAAATTGAAGAGGGAACATTTGATCATCTACAAAATCTTCAGACGCTTCACCTGGGAAGAAATAAACTTAcctctgtttctccatctctgcTCTCCCAACTGAAGAATCTCAAAATGATTAGATTATATGAAAATGAATTGACATCTGTACCTGACGGCATATTTGACAATCAAAAAGAACTTACAGAGATTGGTTTACAAAACAACAAGATATCGGACATAACGCCACAGTTAATTCCACATAAAAGTAAATTAGTTAAGCTATTTCTAGAGGGTAATCTCCTGACACAGTTGCCAACTCAGATGTTTCTTGACTTTCCAGCACTGAAAACATTAACACTACATGATAACCAACTGACAAATCTTCCCCAAAACTTATTTGGAGATGTGCCTAGGCTTACTGAGCTAAGCTTTAAGCACAACAATCTcacatcacttcctgttggggGTTTAGGAGGACTTAAAAAGCTTCGCAAGTTGGATCTATCTGAGAATAAATTTGAGCATTTGATGACAGAGTACTTTGAAGGTCTGGACAAAGTCACTGATCTGAATCTTCAAAAAAACTTTATAAACTCCATCACACCAGAAACGTTTGATAAAGTGAAAGCAGTAACGAACCTTAAGCTTTCTAAAAATCAATTAACATGGCTACCGGAGGATGCATTCAGCTCCTTGCCAAAGCTAAGTAAGTTATACCTTGATGGCAACCCTTGGCACTGTGACTGCAAACTAATACCCTTTTATTACTGGTTGGAAAAACAAAGCAGTATATTAAAATCAAAAGTAAATTGTGCCACACCCGAGAatttgagagatagagagataatcCTTTTACAGGAAGAGGACTTTGTTTGTCCGACTACATTGCCAACCACCACAGTTTTACACACCACAACACCGTTGCCCACAACAACAACGACCACACTGccaaccacaactaccaccacaCTGCCTACAACAACTACCACACTGCCTACAACAACTACCACACTGCCTACAACAACTACGACACTTCCAACAACAACTACGACACTACCTACAACAACTACCACACTTCCAACAACAACTACGACACTACCTACAACAACTACCACACTTCCAACAACTACAACACTACCTACAACTACAACAATGCCTACAACTACAACAATGCCTACAACAACTACAACACTTACAACAAAAATGACAACAACACTGCCCACAACAACAATGCCTACAACAACTACCACACTTCCTACCCTAACTACAAGAAAAACATCAACAACACTCGCTACAACTACCCTAACTACCACATTACCCACAACAACCTCCTTAACCACTATAGtagcaacaacaaccacaacaactctTCCAACAACATTCCCAACCACTACATTAGTGCctacaacattgacaacaacaaccACTGCTATGACTACCACAACTGAAATGACGACAGTTCGGACAACCACACTGCCTTCCACAACGGCTTCTCCCATCACTACAACAGCTCTTACCACCAGCCTAACCACAAATTTATCATCAACAATACCCACAACTACTCTTCTACCAACGACTCCAATGGAAACGACATTGCTAACAACCCCAGCATATTTCATCTGTGTGGACATCCCTTTCTTGGAACAGACTCCTCCCTCTTCACACAGCTCAGGATTCCATGGCAACCCCAATGAACGCTGTAAAGAAGAGATGATATTTTACTCTGCCCTTCTTGCAGTAGAGGTTGTTTACACTTTGGTGCTTGCCAAGTTCACCTACTCCCTCTATTCTTCACTTCAACATGGGGAGAGGCTGTACAACAGGGTCAGCCTGACCCACTTCTCTTACAAAAAAGAAATCATACTAAGGCCAGTAACTGAGACAGCTGCACTATGA